The Zhihengliuella sp. ISTPL4 genomic interval TCCGTGGTCGGAGCCGCCGTGGCCACCTTCATCCCGACCCTCCTGCTCGCGGGATTCGTGATGATCGGCGTCTCGTCGTTCTACCAGGGCATCGCCATCGGCGTGGTGCTCATCCTCGCCGTCTGGATCGATCGCGTCCGTCGTCCGAAGCAGGCGCCGCGATGACCGAGATCCCTTCCACCCGAAGTCCACACCCACAGGAGAGAACCATGAAGCGAATCGTCACAACGTCCGTCGCCACGGCTGTCGCCGTGCTCGTCCTCGCGGGATGTTCGAGCGGCGCCCCCGACGCGGCCGAGCCCGTCGACGGGCCGATCTCGGTCTCGCTGCTCACGACGTACAACGGTCTGCCGTTCTACACGGCGATGCAGTGCGGCGCCGAGGATGCCGCCGACGAACTGGGCGGCGACATCACGATCAGTGTCGACGGCCCGTCCCGGGGCATGAACGCCGCCGACCAGATCCCGGTGCTCGAGGGAGTGGTCAATCGCGGACCGGACGGCATCATCTTCGTCCCCGCCGATCCGGTGGCCATGCAGGCACCGCTGCAGAGCGCCGTCAATGCCGGCATCCAGGTCGTGACCACCGACGCGACGCTCGACACCGAGATCGCCCTGGCGCAGTTCCACGGGGACAACGAGGCGGGCGGGAAGTTGGCCGCCGACCGTCTGATCGAGGTGGCGGGCGACAGGGCGGGCAAGGTGCTCGTCCTGGACAACCGCCCTGGACTGCCCATCACGAACGAACGCGCGGACGGCTTCATCGACGCCCTCAGCGCCGCTGACACCGACCTCGAGATCCTCGAGGTTCAGTACTTCGAGGATGATCCGACGAAGGCGGCGACGATCGTGCAGAGCTCCCTCGAGGCGAACCCCGACATCGTCGGCATCTTCGCGACATCGGAGGCCGGAGCGACGGGCACGGTGTCGGGTCTGCAGGGAACGGGCGCGGATGACGTCTCCGTGATCGCGTACGACGCCGGTCCGACACTCGTGGATGCGCTGCGCGCGGGGCAGCTGGACGCGCTCGTCGCGCAGGGGTCGTACACCCAGGGATACGACGCCCTCATCGCGCTCGTCCGGTCGATCCGAGGGGAGGAGAAGCCCGAGCAGTTCGATAACATCGTCGACAACGCTCTGGTGACGGCTGACAACGTCGACGACCCGGAGATCGCCAAGTTGCTGTATCCGGATAGCTGCTCGTAGACCGAGGAGTCCCGCGTCGTCGTCAGAAAGGAGCGGGTCCCGATGACACGCTCCGCCAGCCAGTCGCTGGAACCGCGCGAGCTCGAGCTGCTGCTGCTGATCGCAGCAGCAGCCGAGCCCCTCGGTGCCCGTGAGCTGAGGCGTCGGCTCGCGGACGGGGGGCGGGTCTCGGAATCGACGATGAACCGCCTTCTCAGGCGGCTCGACGAGCAGGGCCTGACCCGTTCGCAGGCAGGTCGCGGGCGGGTGCTCTCGCCCGCGGGACGCGCCCTTGCCGACCAGGCGACCAGGGAACAGCGCTGGCACGACAATCTGAGTCAGCTCGAGATCAAGACGTTGGGCGACGTCCGGGATCTGGTGGTCGCACGTCGCGCTCTCGAGAGGGAGATCGTGCGTTCGGCGGCCCTCTCGGCCGAGCCGTCCGACGTCATGGCGCTTCGTCGGTACCTCGTGCAGCACGAGGACTCGATCGAGTCCGAACGGGACCGCCGGGTCGCCGCCGTGGAGTTCCACCGCCAGCTCGCCCGGTCCTGCCCGAACCGGATGCTCCGCGCGTCGGCGATGGTCCTGTTCGACCCCCGGTTCGACGTGCTCGAGCAGGTGTTGGACATCGTGACAGCAGGGCGCGGCCGCACCGAGGCGAGCCCCCATGAGCACGACGCGATCGTCGACGCCATCGAGGCACGGGATCCGGATGCCGCGGAGGCGGCGATGCTTCAGCACCTGGACCGGCTGAGCGAGGACCTGTCCGCCGAGACGTCGGCCAGCACCGCGCTCGCGATCGAACTGTTCCTGCGCAGCCAGCCCGCCCCGCGCATCTGACGACACGGGGTTGCGGGGTGACGCCCTCGCGCCGTACGTTGATTCCGACGTACGTTCCGCATATTTGATGAAGCTCTATCCCGATTGGAGTCTCCATGTCGACGTCGACAGGCATCGTCTCGCACCAAGCCCTCGGGCTCGATAACCCCGATCTCCGCCCCCTCCGCCGCTCCGAGCGCACCTGGACGTGGTGGAACTACTCGACGATCTGGATGGGCATCGTCCACAACCTCGTCGCCTGGCAGGTCGCAGCCAACCTCATCGCCATCGGGATGAGCTTCTGGGAGGCACTCGCCTGCGTGGTGAGCGCGTACCTGGTCGCCTTCCTCGCGATCCTCGCGAACTCGGTGCTCGGAGCGAAGTACGGCCTCTCCTTCCCGGTTCTCATCCGCGCGGCGTTCGGTCGCCATGGCGCTCAGATCCCGGTCTTCCTGCGCGCATTCGTCGCGATCTTCTGGTTCGCGGTGCACATCTACATCGGAAGCAAGGCGATCGGCTTGATCCTGTCGTCCGCGATCCCCGGGTACGCCGAGCTCGCTCAGGCCAACGTCCTCGGAATGGGCGTGGACGTCCTCATCGCCTTCGTCATCTGCTGGCTGGTGCACGCCTGGGTCCTCACGCACGGCATCGGCGCGGTGAAGCGGTTCGAGGCATGGGCGGGGCCGACGATCATGGTCCTCGCGATCGGGCTGGTGATCTGGGCGGCTGTCGCTGCGGGGAGCTTCGGGGCGCTGTTCGACTCGCCCACCACCATCGCCAGGCCGGACTTCTGGCCGACGTTCTTCCTGTCGATGACCGCTCTGATCGGCACGGTGGCGACGCTCGTGCTCAACATCTCGGACCTGACCCGGTTCTCGCGGTCGCAGCGCGACCAGTCGATCGGACAGGGCATCGGCTTCCCGTTGATGTTCTTCTTCTTCTCGCTGATGGCGCTCTGGGTCGCCGTGGGCACGAAGGTGGCGTACGGAGAGGTGATCTCGGACCCGATCGAGATCCTTGCCCGGTTCGACAACCCGGCGATCGGGATCTTCTCGGCCCTGTGCATCCTCGTCTCCACCGTCTCGGTGAATGTCGCCACGAACGGCGTGTCGGTGGGCTTCGATCTCACCAACCTCTTCCCCCGATGGCTCACGTTCTCCCGGTCCGGGATCATCGCGATCGTGGCGGCGATCGCCTTCGTCCCGTGGCTCTGGTACGGACAGTTCGACATCGTCGAGACGATCCTCGGCGCGATCGGCGCCACCATGGGGCCGATCGCGGGGATCATGCTCGTCGACTACTACTTCATCCGTCGACGGGATTACGACACTGCCTCGCTGTTCACCGAGTCGCCGTCCGGCGTCTACGCCTTCCGGAACGGGTGGAACGCTCGCGCTATCATCGCGTTCGCCCTGGGGGCGGGACTCGCTCTCGTCGGGCTGTTCGTTCCGGCGCTGTCCGGCCTCTACGCGTTCAACTGGTTCCTGGGGATCGCGGCCGCCGGTCTCGTCTACGGCCTGCTCATGCTCCCCTATCGGTCCCTCCCCACGCGATCCCGCGCTCGATTCGCCGATGTCGATCCGGCAGCCGTCCAGGACGACGGAGACGTCGCGCAGGAGGCGGAGGTCGCCGACCCCGTGAGGTGACACGGCTTCACCCTGCGGCAGAGCTCCGCAAGACGGCCCACCGGCGTTCGCGTCCGGTGGGCCGTTCTGCGTCGTCCCGGGATGCCGAGCGCGCCCGCGGACGCGGGACAAGGCCGCTCCGTGTCTATTGACACCGTTCCCAATCTGCGCAAGAGTACCTGTGTGGGAACGTTCCACATTTCGTCCCGAGGGCGATCCGACGAATGAGAAAGCGGTAGCGATGAGCGACTTGATCCCGGTTCCCGACGACTTCGAGGCCTGCGTGCAGCACGCCATCGACCAGGACGACAAGGCTCGTTCGCTGGTCGACCGGGCGGTCGAGCGCGGCGTCGAGAGGGTCTACCTGGTCGGTTGCGGAGGTTCGCACTTCGGCACCTACCCGGCTTTCGATCTGCTCGACCGCTATGCGCCCGGTCTGGTGACCCAGCGCATCACGAGCGCGGAGCTCACCTCGCGTGCGCCGATCGGACTGGACGAGAAGGCGCTCGTCGTCGCCGCCTCGCACTCGGGCAACACTCCCGAGACCGTCGCCGCGGCCGAGTTCGCCAAGAGCCGGGGCGCGCTCGTGGCGGGCATCTCCCGCCAGGGCGAGAACGGACTCTCCCGCATCGGCGATGTGCACCTCGACTACCCCGACACGATCTCGATCACCGAACCCAAGCTCGTGCACAACGAGCAGATCGCCGCCGCTCTCCTCGACGCCTACGGCGCACCCGAGAAGGCTGCGCAGCTGCGGGCGGGGCTTCCCGCGCTCCCCGGTGCGCTGCGCGCCGTCAAGGACGAGGTCGCCGAGGCGGGCGAGCGCGTCGCCGACCTGCTCTCCGCACCCGACGCGCCGCTGAGCTACATCGTCGGCGGGGGCCCGGCTTACGGCATGGCGAAGATGATGGCCTGGTGCTACTTCCAGGAGATGAGCTGGATGAACTCCGCCGCGATCAACGCCGGCGACTTCTTCCACGGCCCGCTCGAGATGGTGCTCGAGGACACGACCGTGGTGACCCTCGTCGCCGAGGACGCGAGCCGTGGACTCGGAGAGCGCGTGATCGCGTTCGCGGAGAAGCAGACCCGCAACTCCGCCGCCGTCGACACCGCGACCTTCAGCCTTCCGGGCGTCCCGGCGGAGTCGCGCGCGGACCTGAGCGTCCTCGCGCTGATGAGCGCGGAGCGCCGCGTGCTCGACCATGTCGCCGCGCGCCGCGGACACGACACGTCGCAGCGCCGCTACATGTACAAGATCGCCTACTGAGCGCGGGCGGAGAGCATCCGATGAGAGTTCTCGGGGCCGGCGACAACGTCGTCGACCGTTACCTGCATCAGGCCATGATGTATCCCGGCGGCAACGCCGTGAACGTCGCGGTCTTCGCTGCGCGTCTCGGCGCGCGGGCGGGCTACCTCGGTGTCCTCGGAGACGACGCCGCCGGGCGCCAGATCCTCCGCGCGCTCGAGGCCGAGCACATCGACACCTCGCTCACCCGCGTGGTCCACGGCCCGAACGCCACGGCAGACGTCGAGCTCGTCGGCAACGACCGCGTCTTCCTCCGTTCGGATCGCACCACGGCGCTCTTCGACCTCGAGCCGGAGCAGCTCGACGCCATGGCCGCCTATGACGTGGTGCACACCGGCTACGCGGGGCCGCTGCTGGCCCGGGTGCCGGAGATCGCGGAGCGTGCACGGGTGTCGTTCGACTTCGGCAGCCGGTTCGACGAGGGGGCGGCTCTCCCGCACCTGCGCCAGCTGCACCTGGCGAGCTTCTCGGGCGGTCACCTGAGCGAGCAGGAGGCCCGGGGCCTCGTCGGCCGCGCGCTGGACGCGGGGGCGGAGCACGCGCTCGTGACTCTGGGCGCCGCCGGGGCGCTGCTCGGCTCGTCCGAGGGCATCCGCCACCAGGAGGCCGACCGGGTGAACGTGCGCGACACGCTCGGCGCCGGCGACGCGTTCATCGCGGGGGTCCTCGTGGGCCTCGGCACCGGTCGCAGCATCCGATCCACGCTGGTGGCGGCGAGCGCGCAGGCGGCTCAGGTCTGCCAGGTGAACGGCGCCTTCGAGCATGGAATCCCGTTCGACGCCGAGGCGGTGCGCCGCCAGCATGCGACGAGCGACGAGAGCAACGACGACCAGGAAGCGGTGACGGCATGACCCTGCGCATCGGAGTGGACACGGGTGGAACCTTCACCGACGTCTGCGTGTTCGACGAGGAGACCGGGCGCGTGCACGTGCGCAAGGTCTCGAGCACCCCTGATGACCCGGGTCGGGCCATCGTCCAGGGCGTGACCGAGATCCTCGACCAGATCGGCGGACGCTCGATCGACGAGGTGGGTTACTTCGCCCACGGGACGACGGTCGGAACCAATGCACTGCTCACCGGGCGCGGCGCGCGGACCGGCCTGATCACCACGCGCGGCTTCCGTGACCTGCTCGAGCTCGGCCGCGGTCGCCGCCCCAGCATGTACGACCCGCAGGCGGACAAGCCCACCCCGCAGGTGCCCCGGCATCTGCGCATGGAGGTCACCGAGCGCGTGCGGCACACGGGCGCGGTCGAGACCCCGCTCGACGAGGCCGACGTGCGTCGGGCGGTGCGTGAGCTGAAGGCCGCAGGGGTGGACTCGATCGCGGTCTGCCTCCTCTACAGCTACCTCAACGCGGATCACGAGCGGCGCATCGCCGAGATCATCCGCGAGGAGATGCCCGAGGTGTACGTCTCCCTCTCCTGCGACGTGCTGCCGGAGTTCCGCGAGTACGAGCGCCTGTCGACCGTCGTCACGAACTCCTACGTCGGACCGGTCGTGGCCAACTACCTCGCGCGGCTGCGTCAGGTGCTCGCCGACCGGGGGCTGACCGCGGTCCCGCACGTCACGCAGAGCAACGGCGGCGTGATCCCGTTCTCGACCGCCGAGTCCCTGCCGGTGCGGCTGGTGCTCTCCGGGCCCAGCACGGGCGTGGTCGGTGCGGCGCAGATCTGCTCCGCTGCGGGCTACGACGACATCATCACCTTCGACATGGGCGGCACGTCGTCCGACATCTCCCTCGTGCAGGAGGGCCGCCCCAAGGTGACCGCGGGCATGGAGCTGGACGGCCGCCCGGTGCGATCCCCCATGCTGGACATCCACACGGTCGGCGCCGGCGGCGGGTCCATCGCCTGGATCGACAGCGGGGGCCACCTGCGCGTGGGTCCGCAGAGCGCCGGCGCCTTCCCCGGGCCGGCCTGCTACGGCAACGGGACCGAGGCAGCGGTGACCGACGCGAACGTCGTGCTGCGGATGCTCAACCCGGAATACCTGCTGAACGGCCAGATGAAGATCGATCGTTCGGCGTCCGTCGCCGCCGTGCAGCGGCTCGCCGAGCCGCTCGGTCTCTCCGTGGAGGAGACGGCCCTCGGCATCCTGCGTGTCGTCACCGCCAACATGGCGCGGGCGATCCGCGTGGTGAGCGTGCAGCGGGGCTACGATCCCCGCGAGTACGCCCTGGTCCCGTTCGGCGGGGCCGGCCCGCTGCACGCCTCCCGCCTGGCCAGGGAGCTAGGCATGAGCACCATGGTGGTGCCGGAGATCCCGGGCGCCCAGTCGGCACTCGGCCTGCTGATGACGGACGTGAAGACGGACTTCATGCGCACGCTCATCACGGGCGTTGACGACACCACGGCGGCAGCGGTCGATGCCGTGTTTGACGAGCTCGCGCATCGCGCGACCGAATGGTTCGTCGAGGAGGAGGTGGAGGAGGGCGGTCGCGCCCTTCGCCGCCGCATGGATCTGCGCTACCGGGGCCAGAACTTCGAACTGGCCGTCGATGTTCCCGAGGGGCATCGCTTCGGCGACGACGGTGCGGATGCCGTCATCGAGTTGTTCCACGAGGCCCACGAGCGCGTGTACGGCTACCGATCAGAGGACGCAGCGGTGGAGGTGGTGACCTTCCGTCTCGAGGCGTCCGGTTCGGCCGCCCATGTCGACCTCCGCCGTGACGAGGTCGGCTCGTCCGATCCGTCCGGCGCGATCGTCGAGACGCGGAGCACGTGCTTCGATCCCGCCGAGGGCTACGTCGACACCCCGGTGTACGACCGCGCGCGCCTCACGCCCGGTGACGTCGTCGCCGGCCCGGCCATCGTGGAGCAGATGGACACCACGACCGTCCTGCTGCCGGGAGACGTGTGCCGCGTGGACGCCTACCGCAACCTCATCGTGGAGATCGGAGAGCAGAAGTGACCGCCATCGAGTTGGATCCCGTGCTCGTCGAGGTCGTGGGCTCCGCCCTCTCGACCATCGTCGAGGAGATGAGCGAGACGCTGGTGAAGGCCGCGTTCTCGCCGAACATCAAGGAGCGCCGAGACTGCACGGCGAGTCTGTTCGATGCGGAGGGCCAGGCGATCGCCCAGGACGAGGGCGGATCGCCCCTGCACCTGGGCTCGCTCATGGGCATCGTCGCCGCGCTGCGCGCGCAGTATCCGCTCGACCAGATCCGTCCGGGGGACGTGTTCATCGGCAACGATCCGTACACGGGCGGAGGGTCCCACCTCCCGGACATCGTCCTCGCGACGCCCATCTTCGTCGATGACGAGCTGGCAGCGTGGGCGGCGACGCTCGCCCACCACGCCGACTTCGGCGACCGGGGTCACGCGCACATCTTCCAGGAGGCGATCCGCATCCCTCCCGTGCACCTTGTGCGCGAAGGGGTGCGACAGGAGGAGCTGCTGCAGCTCATCCTGCTGAACTGCCAGGTCCCGGAGGAGCGGATCGCAGACCTCCGGGCGCAGGAGGCGGCGCTCCGCGTGGCGGTCACCCGGTACCGCGAGCTCTGCGAGCGCAACGGGGCCGACGTGGTCCGTGCGATCGGCGCCGAGCTGCTGGACTACACCGAGCGCCGCACCCGAGCGGCGATCGCCGAGTTCCCCGACGGCGAGTACACGTTCGAGGACCGCTTCGACTGCCCGGAGCTGGACGACGAGCTGACCCTGCGCGTGCGCATCGTCGTCTCGGGGGACCGGATGCTGTTCGACTTCGCCGGCAACCCGCCGCAGGTCCGCGCGAGCGTGAACGTGGTGTGGACCGGTCTGTACGCCGCGGTCTACTACACGATCAAGACGCTCATCGACCCGGACATCGCGCCGAACGCGGGCCTGTACCGCCCGGTCACGATCGAGGCGCCGGAAGGGTCGATCATCAACTGCTCCGCTCCGGCGGCGGTGAACGGCCGCAGCGAGACCTGCCAGCGCATCGTCGATCTGATCCAGGGCGCACTGGCCCCTGCCGTGCCCGAGCGGATCACGGGCGCCTCGAACGGGGCCAACACCGGCGTGCACTTCTCGGGGCACGATCACGCGCGAGGTCGCGACTTCGTGTACCTCGAGACGATCGGCGGCGGCAGCGGGGCCCGCTACAACAAGGACGGACTCGACGGCGTGCAGGTCCACATGACCAACACCTCGAACCTCCCCGTCGAGAGCCTCGAGACCGAGTACCCGCTGATGGTCGAGGCCTACGAGTTCATCGAGGACTCCGGAGGGACGGGGGAGCACCGCGGCGGCATGGGGATCCGCCGCCGCATCCGCGCGGAGGCCGAGGACGTGCACTTCTGGTTGGACACCAGCCGGCAGAAGTCGCAGCCGTGGGGCGTCTTCGGCGGAGGTCCGGGGGCGTCGGCCCGTTGCGTGCTCAGCGACGACGCCACGCCGATCGACCACGGCTACACCGTCCTGCAGCCGGGGCAGTGGGCGTCGATCGAGACGGCCGGCGCCGGCGGGTTCGGCGATCCTGCCGCCCGCCCGGCCGACGCGCTCGAGGCCGACGTCCGCGACGGACGGGTGTCGGAGGAGACCGCCCGGCGTCACCGGGACTGAGCGGTCGCGTCAGAGGGGGGCGGCGGAACCGCGCACCAGGAGCTCGGCGGCGAGCATCTGGCGGCGCGGTCCCGTCGTCCCGCCGCGGATGATCCCGACCAGGGTCGTCGTCGCGGTGGCGCCCAGGCGCTGACGCGGCTGCTCGATCACGCTGACGGCCGGCTGGACCATGGTCGTCCAGTCCTGGTCGTCGAAACCGATGAAGGACAGATCGTCGGGAAGCGAGAGACCGCGTGAGCGGATGCCGCGGTAGGTGCCGGAGCTGAGCACGGTGTCGGTCGCGTGGATCGCCGTCACATCCGGATCGCCGGCGAGGAACTCCTCGACCGCCTTCTGCGATTCCCCCGTGGTGTAGCCGGTGGAGATGATCAGCTCGTCGTCGATGTCGACGCCCGCACGGGTCAGGGCGCGGAGATAGCCGACGAGACGCTGCGCCGACGGCCGGAGCATCGAGACATCCGCATCCTCCCCTCCGCGCAACGCGAAGCCGTCCAGCGTCGAATCGACCTGGGACGCCTCGGTCACCAGTGCGATCCGTCGATGCCCGTCCGCGAGGAGGGCGTTGATCGCCCGCTCCGTCGCGTCGACATGATCGACGGAGACCAGGGGCAGCTCTTCGAGGCCCGGCATCCGGCGGTCGAGCAGCACGATCGGCATGCCCTCGCCGGCGAGCCGGAGGAGCGCGGTCGGCTCGGCCTGGAACACCGGGGCGATCACGATCCCGTCCACGCGCTGCTCCGCGAGGAGCTCCAGGGAGCGCGCCTCGATGTCGGCGTCGTTGTCGGTGTTGCTGACGAGCACTTCGAAGCCCGCCGCGCGCGCGGTGTCGGTCAGCCCTCGCAGCACGGCGGAGAAGAACGGGAGCGCGACGTCGGGCACGACGATGCCGATCGTGTTTGTCGCCCCCGACTTCATCGCTCGCGCCAGCTGGTTGGGCCGGTAGCCCAGCCGGTCGGCTGCTTCGAGCACCTTCTGGCGGGTGACGTCGCTGGCCGATCCGTTCTGGGCGAGGACGCGGGCGGCAGCCGACTTCGACACGCCGGCCGCCCGGGCCACGTCGATGATCGTCACTGCTCGCGCCATGCGTGCTCCCTCGTAGGTCGATCGCATCGTAGCCGACGACTGGACCCCGCGATCGCCGGAGATCACCGTGCGGTAAATCTTCACCCATCATATTGACATCGTTCCCAACCTGCGTAAGAGTGGGACGCAAGCCCAAAGGGAACGTTCCCAATGGGGCTTGGATCAGCAGTTTCTCCCACCGGAGAAGACAAGAGGAGAGGTTCACCGCAGAACCCGGCGATGGATGCGAGCACCCGAGTCGCTCGCGCGAACCCCGAACCGGACGTCGGCATCGCCGCCGAGCACGCACTCTCTTCCTCACGCCCCGCGGGGCCCTCAAGAGACGGATTCACAGCATGGAAACTCTCAACACCCGAAGCCCGCGCGCAGGTCGCGGACGCGGGGCCAGGATGCTCGCCCTCGCCGGTGCGGCCACCATGGCCGTGACCTTGGGTCTCGCCGGATGCGCGAGCGGATCGAACAGCGGCGGCAGCGGCGGCGGAACCGCTGCGGACCAGACCCTC includes:
- a CDS encoding ABC transporter substrate-binding protein → MKRIVTTSVATAVAVLVLAGCSSGAPDAAEPVDGPISVSLLTTYNGLPFYTAMQCGAEDAADELGGDITISVDGPSRGMNAADQIPVLEGVVNRGPDGIIFVPADPVAMQAPLQSAVNAGIQVVTTDATLDTEIALAQFHGDNEAGGKLAADRLIEVAGDRAGKVLVLDNRPGLPITNERADGFIDALSAADTDLEILEVQYFEDDPTKAATIVQSSLEANPDIVGIFATSEAGATGTVSGLQGTGADDVSVIAYDAGPTLVDALRAGQLDALVAQGSYTQGYDALIALVRSIRGEEKPEQFDNIVDNALVTADNVDDPEIAKLLYPDSCS
- a CDS encoding FadR/GntR family transcriptional regulator; the protein is MTRSASQSLEPRELELLLLIAAAAEPLGARELRRRLADGGRVSESTMNRLLRRLDEQGLTRSQAGRGRVLSPAGRALADQATREQRWHDNLSQLEIKTLGDVRDLVVARRALEREIVRSAALSAEPSDVMALRRYLVQHEDSIESERDRRVAAVEFHRQLARSCPNRMLRASAMVLFDPRFDVLEQVLDIVTAGRGRTEASPHEHDAIVDAIEARDPDAAEAAMLQHLDRLSEDLSAETSASTALAIELFLRSQPAPRI
- a CDS encoding NCS1 family nucleobase:cation symporter-1, producing the protein MSTSTGIVSHQALGLDNPDLRPLRRSERTWTWWNYSTIWMGIVHNLVAWQVAANLIAIGMSFWEALACVVSAYLVAFLAILANSVLGAKYGLSFPVLIRAAFGRHGAQIPVFLRAFVAIFWFAVHIYIGSKAIGLILSSAIPGYAELAQANVLGMGVDVLIAFVICWLVHAWVLTHGIGAVKRFEAWAGPTIMVLAIGLVIWAAVAAGSFGALFDSPTTIARPDFWPTFFLSMTALIGTVATLVLNISDLTRFSRSQRDQSIGQGIGFPLMFFFFSLMALWVAVGTKVAYGEVISDPIEILARFDNPAIGIFSALCILVSTVSVNVATNGVSVGFDLTNLFPRWLTFSRSGIIAIVAAIAFVPWLWYGQFDIVETILGAIGATMGPIAGIMLVDYYFIRRRDYDTASLFTESPSGVYAFRNGWNARAIIAFALGAGLALVGLFVPALSGLYAFNWFLGIAAAGLVYGLLMLPYRSLPTRSRARFADVDPAAVQDDGDVAQEAEVADPVR
- a CDS encoding SIS domain-containing protein, whose translation is MSDLIPVPDDFEACVQHAIDQDDKARSLVDRAVERGVERVYLVGCGGSHFGTYPAFDLLDRYAPGLVTQRITSAELTSRAPIGLDEKALVVAASHSGNTPETVAAAEFAKSRGALVAGISRQGENGLSRIGDVHLDYPDTISITEPKLVHNEQIAAALLDAYGAPEKAAQLRAGLPALPGALRAVKDEVAEAGERVADLLSAPDAPLSYIVGGGPAYGMAKMMAWCYFQEMSWMNSAAINAGDFFHGPLEMVLEDTTVVTLVAEDASRGLGERVIAFAEKQTRNSAAVDTATFSLPGVPAESRADLSVLALMSAERRVLDHVAARRGHDTSQRRYMYKIAY
- a CDS encoding PfkB family carbohydrate kinase; the encoded protein is MRVLGAGDNVVDRYLHQAMMYPGGNAVNVAVFAARLGARAGYLGVLGDDAAGRQILRALEAEHIDTSLTRVVHGPNATADVELVGNDRVFLRSDRTTALFDLEPEQLDAMAAYDVVHTGYAGPLLARVPEIAERARVSFDFGSRFDEGAALPHLRQLHLASFSGGHLSEQEARGLVGRALDAGAEHALVTLGAAGALLGSSEGIRHQEADRVNVRDTLGAGDAFIAGVLVGLGTGRSIRSTLVAASAQAAQVCQVNGAFEHGIPFDAEAVRRQHATSDESNDDQEAVTA
- a CDS encoding hydantoinase/oxoprolinase family protein, giving the protein MTLRIGVDTGGTFTDVCVFDEETGRVHVRKVSSTPDDPGRAIVQGVTEILDQIGGRSIDEVGYFAHGTTVGTNALLTGRGARTGLITTRGFRDLLELGRGRRPSMYDPQADKPTPQVPRHLRMEVTERVRHTGAVETPLDEADVRRAVRELKAAGVDSIAVCLLYSYLNADHERRIAEIIREEMPEVYVSLSCDVLPEFREYERLSTVVTNSYVGPVVANYLARLRQVLADRGLTAVPHVTQSNGGVIPFSTAESLPVRLVLSGPSTGVVGAAQICSAAGYDDIITFDMGGTSSDISLVQEGRPKVTAGMELDGRPVRSPMLDIHTVGAGGGSIAWIDSGGHLRVGPQSAGAFPGPACYGNGTEAAVTDANVVLRMLNPEYLLNGQMKIDRSASVAAVQRLAEPLGLSVEETALGILRVVTANMARAIRVVSVQRGYDPREYALVPFGGAGPLHASRLARELGMSTMVVPEIPGAQSALGLLMTDVKTDFMRTLITGVDDTTAAAVDAVFDELAHRATEWFVEEEVEEGGRALRRRMDLRYRGQNFELAVDVPEGHRFGDDGADAVIELFHEAHERVYGYRSEDAAVEVVTFRLEASGSAAHVDLRRDEVGSSDPSGAIVETRSTCFDPAEGYVDTPVYDRARLTPGDVVAGPAIVEQMDTTTVLLPGDVCRVDAYRNLIVEIGEQK
- a CDS encoding hydantoinase B/oxoprolinase family protein, translating into MTAIELDPVLVEVVGSALSTIVEEMSETLVKAAFSPNIKERRDCTASLFDAEGQAIAQDEGGSPLHLGSLMGIVAALRAQYPLDQIRPGDVFIGNDPYTGGGSHLPDIVLATPIFVDDELAAWAATLAHHADFGDRGHAHIFQEAIRIPPVHLVREGVRQEELLQLILLNCQVPEERIADLRAQEAALRVAVTRYRELCERNGADVVRAIGAELLDYTERRTRAAIAEFPDGEYTFEDRFDCPELDDELTLRVRIVVSGDRMLFDFAGNPPQVRASVNVVWTGLYAAVYYTIKTLIDPDIAPNAGLYRPVTIEAPEGSIINCSAPAAVNGRSETCQRIVDLIQGALAPAVPERITGASNGANTGVHFSGHDHARGRDFVYLETIGGGSGARYNKDGLDGVQVHMTNTSNLPVESLETEYPLMVEAYEFIEDSGGTGEHRGGMGIRRRIRAEAEDVHFWLDTSRQKSQPWGVFGGGPGASARCVLSDDATPIDHGYTVLQPGQWASIETAGAGGFGDPAARPADALEADVRDGRVSEETARRHRD
- a CDS encoding LacI family DNA-binding transcriptional regulator; this encodes MARAVTIIDVARAAGVSKSAAARVLAQNGSASDVTRQKVLEAADRLGYRPNQLARAMKSGATNTIGIVVPDVALPFFSAVLRGLTDTARAAGFEVLVSNTDNDADIEARSLELLAEQRVDGIVIAPVFQAEPTALLRLAGEGMPIVLLDRRMPGLEELPLVSVDHVDATERAINALLADGHRRIALVTEASQVDSTLDGFALRGGEDADVSMLRPSAQRLVGYLRALTRAGVDIDDELIISTGYTTGESQKAVEEFLAGDPDVTAIHATDTVLSSGTYRGIRSRGLSLPDDLSFIGFDDQDWTTMVQPAVSVIEQPRQRLGATATTTLVGIIRGGTTGPRRQMLAAELLVRGSAAPL